DNA from Bacillus sp. Marseille-P3661:
GAAGGTGGTGCGATTTGGTTAGATGCTGAGAAAACATCGCCTTATGAATTCTACCAATTCTTAATTAACACAGATGATCGTGATGTTGTTAAGTTCTTAAAGTATTTTACTTTCCTTTCACATGATGAAATTGATGCACTAGCACAAGAAGTAGAAACAGCACCTGAAAAACGTACAGCTCAAAAAAGATTAGCTGAAGAGGTAACAAAACTAGTACATGGTGAAGGTGCATTAAAACAAGCGATACGAATTTCTGAAGCTCTGTTTAGTGGGGATATTAAAGAGCTGTCGGCTGCTGAAATCAAACAAGGCTTTAAAGATGTTCCTTCATACGAATGTACGCAGGACGATATGGTCCTGATTGATTTATTGGTTGATAGTAAAATATCTCCATCAAAACGTCAAGCAAGAGAAGATATAACAAATGGAGCAATTTATTTAAATGGTGATCGTGTAACTGAATTAGATCATGTACTTACTAAACAAGATCGGATTGAGGAACAGTTTACAATTATTCGAAGAGGAAAGAAAAAATACTATTTAATAAAATACTAAAAAAAGCAAGGACTTTGTATAAACAAAGTCCTTTTCACTTTGTTTTATAGCATTGTTCAACAAATAAGCTTTTGGATGTAATAAAACGAGGGTTATAGTCTAATAAAAAAATAAAACCCACTGGAAAGATCCAGTAGGTTTTAAAATTTCAATTAAATTATTAACGAGAGTAGAACTCAACGATAAATGCTTCGTTAATTTCTGCAGGCATTTCAGAACGCTCTGGGAAACGAGTGTATGTGCCTTGTAATTTTTCAGCATCAAAAGTTAAGAAATCAGGTACGAAGTTGTTAACTTCTACAGATTCTTTAATGATGTCTAGGTTTTGTGATTTTTCACGAACACCAATTGTTTGTCCAGGTTTTACACGGTATGATGGAATATCTACACGGCTGCCATCAACAGTGATATGACCATGGTTTACAAGTTGACGTGCTTGGCGACGAGTACGAGCAAGACCCATACGGTAAACTAGGTTATCAAGGCGTGATTCTAATAGAATCATGAAGTTTTCACCGTGTTTACCTTTCATTTTACCCGCAGCATCAAACGTATTACGGAATTGGCGCTCATTCACACCAAACATATGACGAAGCTTTTGCTTCTCTTGTAATTGTAATCCGTATTCAGAAAGTTTTTTACGTTGGTTTGGTCCATGTT
Protein-coding regions in this window:
- the rpsD gene encoding 30S ribosomal protein S4, with amino-acid sequence MARYTGPSWKLSRRLGISLSGTGKELEKRPYAPGQHGPNQRKKLSEYGLQLQEKQKLRHMFGVNERQFRNTFDAAGKMKGKHGENFMILLESRLDNLVYRMGLARTRRQARQLVNHGHITVDGSRVDIPSYRVKPGQTIGVREKSQNLDIIKESVEVNNFVPDFLTFDAEKLQGTYTRFPERSEMPAEINEAFIVEFYSR